A window from Actinomycetota bacterium encodes these proteins:
- a CDS encoding 2-hydroxyacyl-CoA dehydratase family protein: protein MSNDYRELIPENLYHKDRNLWAWMCTYTPEELIIAAGFSPYRLYGVPDSRRADSYLPINFCPYIKANLSQLLLEADRLQGVVIANSCDGSRRLYDAIEAYLPQLPSFFLDIPRLAGADSISFYQTLLKKFLNMLENISGNQADDKRLSEAIAVVNEKKKGLRQLRQAYREQRLSLNHYYQLVRGSAVIHPQFFNPWLKDFLAGLPATVKKPGTGPRIMLIGNFISQDQWWNILSDLDCQLVYDDVCTLSRYFDLEVTDYRQQPFYALASAYLQKPLCMRMADLGTKVDSLKQAIDDFGVQAIIFVSLKFCDNTLYFYPLAKQNLGLPILNLELEFNNFPEGQIRTRLEAFLEML from the coding sequence ATGAGCAATGATTACCGGGAGCTTATACCAGAAAATCTTTACCATAAAGACCGTAATTTATGGGCCTGGATGTGTACCTACACCCCGGAAGAATTAATCATAGCTGCAGGATTTAGCCCTTACCGCTTATATGGGGTGCCTGATTCCAGGCGTGCAGACAGTTATCTTCCCATAAACTTTTGTCCCTATATCAAGGCCAACCTGTCACAGCTTCTGCTAGAAGCAGACAGGCTGCAAGGGGTAGTAATTGCCAATTCCTGCGACGGTTCTAGAAGGCTTTATGACGCAATTGAAGCCTACCTTCCCCAGCTCCCTTCCTTTTTTTTGGATATCCCCCGGCTGGCCGGAGCTGACTCTATATCTTTTTATCAAACTCTGTTAAAAAAATTCTTAAACATGCTGGAAAATATATCTGGCAACCAAGCAGACGATAAAAGATTAAGTGAAGCTATAGCGGTGGTAAATGAAAAAAAGAAAGGTCTGCGCCAGCTGAGGCAGGCCTACCGGGAACAACGGCTGAGCCTAAACCATTACTATCAGCTGGTCAGGGGTTCTGCGGTCATACATCCCCAATTTTTTAATCCTTGGCTGAAAGATTTCTTGGCAGGCCTGCCAGCCACTGTAAAAAAACCAGGTACAGGTCCCAGGATAATGCTGATAGGTAATTTTATTAGCCAGGACCAGTGGTGGAATATCCTTTCAGACCTGGACTGCCAACTGGTTTATGATGATGTTTGCACCTTAAGCCGCTACTTTGACCTTGAAGTAACCGATTACCGGCAACAGCCTTTTTATGCCCTGGCCAGCGCATACCTGCAAAAACCATTATGCATGAGAATGGCTGATTTGGGAACCAAGGTTGACAGCCTGAAACAGGCTATAGATGATTTTGGGGTACAGGCCATAATATTTGTAAGCCTTAAATTCTGCGACAACACCCTTTATTTTTACCCTTTGGCCAAACAAAACCTGGGCCTTCCCATACTCAACCTGGAACTTGAGTTTAATAATTTTCCTGAAGGGCAAATCAGGACCCGGCTGGAAGCTTTTTTGGAGATGCTGTAA
- a CDS encoding cysteine hydrolase, whose protein sequence is MNRKALIIIDMLNDFVRDGAPLKVPRIENIIVPIQREIESAKINSIPVIYLCDSHLPQDPEFLRFPPHAVQNTEGARIIPELKPQGSDIIVKKSTFSAFYQTELNRVLKTMNIVHLIITGCVTNICVYMTVFEALVRGYGVDVVADAVIGLNDRDHRYALKQMKDVLKVNIT, encoded by the coding sequence ATGAACAGAAAAGCCTTGATCATAATTGATATGTTAAATGACTTTGTGCGGGATGGAGCCCCCCTTAAAGTCCCCAGAATTGAAAATATAATAGTCCCCATACAGAGAGAAATAGAGTCGGCCAAGATAAATAGTATCCCTGTAATATATTTATGTGACAGCCACTTGCCCCAGGACCCGGAATTTTTAAGGTTTCCGCCCCATGCGGTTCAGAATACGGAGGGAGCCAGGATAATTCCTGAGCTAAAACCCCAGGGCAGCGATATCATAGTTAAAAAAAGCACCTTTTCAGCTTTTTATCAAACCGAACTTAACCGGGTACTTAAAACCATGAACATAGTCCACCTTATAATTACCGGTTGTGTTACCAATATATGTGTTTATATGACTGTATTTGAAGCCTTGGTAAGGGGTTATGGAGTGGATGTAGTGGCAGATGCAGTGATAGGTTTAAATGACCGGGATCACCGTTATGCCTTAAAACAGATGAAAGATGTATTGAAAGTAAATATTACCTAA
- a CDS encoding nicotinate phosphoribosyltransferase, translating to MFYMASPDDIKNGKVTDIYFKRSETILKSLNRDVEVKAEVFLKKLPNNYSWGVLSGIEESLRLLADSKKISVRCMPEGTIFKEYEPVMVIEGKYLDFGVFETALLGFLCQSSGIATKAARCKLAAQGKPVYSFGARRVHPAITPMVERCAYIGGAEGVSTVMGAQVTGTQPVGTMPHALILIVGDTVEATRAFDEIISPQVNRIALIDTFQDEKFEAIRVCQALGNHIYALRLDTPGSRKGDFLKILEEVRWELDIRGFESVKLVVSGGLDEAEIAQLGAVADSFGVGTAISGARVLDFSMDIVEIEGKLIAKRGKMSGAKKVIRCPQCFQDKVVLEHTAAPNMNCSQCGCAYQELFVDAIKDGKLVADLPPASQIRERVIRQLNGMQWQGE from the coding sequence ATGTTTTATATGGCTTCTCCAGATGATATTAAAAACGGTAAGGTAACTGACATTTATTTTAAGAGGTCCGAGACCATACTAAAATCACTAAACCGGGATGTAGAGGTGAAAGCAGAGGTTTTCTTAAAGAAATTACCCAACAATTATAGTTGGGGAGTGCTGTCAGGCATAGAGGAAAGCCTAAGGCTGCTGGCGGACAGCAAAAAAATTTCGGTAAGATGCATGCCGGAGGGTACCATATTTAAAGAATATGAGCCGGTAATGGTAATAGAAGGTAAATATTTAGACTTTGGCGTATTTGAAACAGCATTATTGGGTTTCTTATGCCAGAGCAGCGGTATTGCTACCAAGGCTGCCCGGTGTAAATTAGCGGCTCAGGGTAAACCTGTTTACAGTTTTGGGGCAAGAAGGGTGCATCCTGCCATTACTCCCATGGTAGAAAGGTGTGCCTATATAGGAGGGGCAGAGGGGGTTTCCACTGTAATGGGAGCCCAGGTAACCGGTACTCAGCCGGTAGGAACCATGCCCCATGCCCTGATACTTATAGTGGGGGACACGGTAGAGGCTACCCGCGCTTTTGATGAAATTATCTCCCCCCAGGTAAACCGAATAGCATTGATTGATACTTTCCAGGATGAAAAGTTTGAAGCCATAAGGGTCTGCCAGGCTCTGGGAAACCATATTTACGCGCTAAGGCTGGATACCCCCGGCTCCAGGAAGGGTGACTTTTTAAAAATCCTGGAAGAAGTAAGGTGGGAACTGGACATAAGGGGGTTTGAGTCGGTAAAACTGGTAGTCAGCGGCGGCCTGGATGAAGCAGAAATTGCTCAGCTAGGTGCGGTAGCAGACTCCTTTGGGGTAGGAACTGCCATTTCTGGTGCCAGGGTACTGGATTTTTCTATGGATATAGTAGAGATAGAAGGCAAACTGATAGCCAAAAGAGGGAAAATGTCTGGGGCCAAGAAAGTAATAAGGTGCCCCCAATGTTTTCAGGATAAGGTAGTGCTTGAACATACCGCTGCTCCAAACATGAATTGTTCCCAATGTGGTTGCGCTTACCAGGAATTGTTTGTGGATGCTATTAAAGATGGTAAACTGGTAGCTGATTTACCCCCGGCATCCCAGATAAGGGAGAGGGTAATAAGACAGTTAAACGGAATGCAATGGCAAGGTGAATAG
- a CDS encoding nitroreductase family protein, whose protein sequence is MKSLPSLMDIIEARKSIRNYKPQPVEEEKLQYVLQAFRKAPSAKNIQPWKLIVVRDLKKKNDLAIACNNQTFIADAPIIIVACANEKEAYGVMGGYMSSFSIDVAIALEHLMLAAAEIGLGTCWIGSFKEKLVKDLMGIPDNIRVVALTPLGYPSREPGERGRKPLSEIVCFDRYIE, encoded by the coding sequence ATGAAATCACTGCCTAGTCTCATGGATATAATAGAAGCTAGAAAAAGTATTAGGAACTATAAACCTCAACCGGTAGAAGAAGAAAAACTTCAATATGTCTTACAGGCATTCAGGAAGGCTCCTTCTGCTAAAAATATCCAACCCTGGAAGCTAATAGTAGTAAGGGACCTTAAAAAGAAAAATGATTTGGCTATTGCCTGCAATAATCAGACATTTATTGCTGATGCCCCCATTATCATAGTAGCTTGTGCCAATGAAAAGGAGGCATACGGGGTTATGGGAGGCTATATGAGCAGTTTTTCTATAGATGTAGCCATAGCATTGGAACATCTGATGCTGGCAGCCGCAGAAATAGGTTTGGGGACCTGCTGGATTGGATCATTTAAGGAAAAACTGGTAAAGGATCTTATGGGTATTCCAGATAATATAAGGGTAGTAGCTCTAACTCCATTAGGCTATCCTTCCAGGGAACCAGGAGAAAGGGGAAGGAAACCACTGTCTGAGATTGTATGTTTTGACCGTTATATAGAATAA
- a CDS encoding trehalose-6-phosphate synthase yields MGKQPQKIVLVSNRVPYKIVKSKAGIKYKKSVGGLVTALDPILAKKGGLWLGWNGLVGKNKYAEKTVEMDEGYSVKFLGLSKLDVRDFYHGFSNRTIWPLFHGFIFQSYFDINYWKAYQRINKKFTEKVLEEVGGDEIIWIQDYHLMLMPEMLRKALPQAKILFFLHIPFPCNEIFRVLPWDKRILEGLLGADLLGFQTSRDAMNFMYSCKQELKLFVDYKGKRIETENQEIQIDNFPISIDFNHFDRIAKKSSTQHMVREFKKAHKNVKLIISVERLDYTKGIKERLHSIKRFFEKYPEYRKKVIFIQISVPSRTKILEYRQFKQEIDQLVGNINGEFADELWTPVNYIYKTIPQEVLVSYYKASDICLVTPLRDGMNLIAKEYVSCKPDGNGVLVLSEFAGSAEEMNKHSLMVNPYDFEEVADSIKSALEMDSSQKRSKMLALRDIVKSNDVYNWAHSFLNHGTKR; encoded by the coding sequence ATGGGAAAACAACCGCAAAAGATTGTGCTGGTATCAAACCGGGTACCTTATAAGATAGTAAAAAGTAAAGCTGGAATAAAATACAAGAAAAGTGTAGGAGGTTTGGTCACCGCCCTGGATCCCATATTGGCTAAAAAAGGCGGACTGTGGCTGGGTTGGAACGGCCTGGTAGGAAAGAACAAGTATGCTGAAAAAACAGTGGAAATGGATGAAGGTTATTCAGTAAAGTTTTTAGGGCTGAGCAAACTTGATGTCAGGGATTTCTATCACGGATTTTCTAACCGTACCATATGGCCACTTTTCCACGGCTTTATATTCCAGAGTTATTTCGATATCAACTATTGGAAAGCTTACCAGAGGATAAACAAAAAATTTACTGAAAAGGTATTAGAGGAGGTAGGGGGAGATGAGATAATCTGGATACAGGACTATCATCTAATGCTGATGCCCGAGATGCTGAGAAAAGCCCTGCCCCAGGCTAAAATACTTTTCTTTTTACACATACCCTTTCCCTGCAATGAAATATTCAGGGTGCTTCCCTGGGATAAGCGCATATTGGAAGGGTTGTTAGGAGCAGACCTTTTAGGGTTCCAGACCTCCCGGGATGCCATGAATTTTATGTATAGCTGCAAGCAGGAATTAAAACTATTTGTAGATTATAAGGGCAAGCGGATAGAGACAGAAAATCAGGAAATACAGATAGATAATTTTCCCATTAGCATAGATTTTAACCATTTTGACAGGATAGCCAAGAAAAGCTCCACCCAGCACATGGTAAGGGAATTTAAAAAGGCACATAAGAATGTAAAATTGATAATAAGTGTGGAAAGGCTGGATTATACCAAAGGCATAAAGGAAAGACTGCATTCTATCAAACGCTTTTTTGAAAAATATCCTGAATACAGGAAAAAAGTAATATTTATACAGATATCGGTCCCTAGCCGCACCAAGATATTAGAATACAGGCAGTTCAAGCAGGAAATTGACCAATTGGTAGGCAATATAAACGGGGAGTTTGCTGATGAGCTATGGACCCCTGTAAATTATATTTATAAAACCATACCCCAGGAAGTGCTGGTTTCTTACTATAAAGCCTCTGATATCTGCTTGGTAACGCCACTAAGGGACGGTATGAACCTGATAGCCAAAGAATATGTAAGCTGTAAGCCTGATGGCAATGGAGTGCTGGTACTAAGTGAATTTGCAGGCTCAGCAGAAGAAATGAATAAACATTCCTTAATGGTAAACCCTTATGATTTTGAAGAAGTCGCTGACAGCATTAAAAGCGCTCTAGAGATGGACTCCAGCCAGAAGAGATCCAAGATGCTGGCCTTAAGAGATATTGTGAAAAGTAATGATGTCTATAACTGGGCCCATAGTTTTTTAAACCATGGCACTAAAAGGTGA
- the otsB gene encoding trehalose-phosphatase yields the protein MFDRLDRIIIQAQAASHICLFLDYDGTLVGIKKYPSDARPSIKTKIILSRLISSRRIEPVLVSGRPVSQLESFFGDIEIGQLAMIGSHGAEIRKAGKKPHILEIAKKHICALSDLKQNVLNITGTNSCFYVEDKAVSLAIHYRNCPAGSLDILDKIRKKLQDYTSRLPLEIIEGKKVIEVKSMAINKGTAIKEWIQYSCSGQDNLVLCIGDDVTDEFMFEANRYGLNIKVAAKPNIQSVAPYYLRGVGQVQQFLLKLIPAVP from the coding sequence TTGTTTGATCGTTTAGACAGGATAATAATCCAAGCCCAGGCAGCTTCCCATATATGTTTATTTTTAGATTATGACGGTACCTTGGTAGGGATAAAAAAATATCCCTCGGATGCCCGGCCTTCCATTAAAACCAAAATTATTTTATCCAGATTAATTTCTAGCCGCAGAATTGAGCCGGTGCTGGTTTCCGGAAGGCCTGTATCCCAACTGGAAAGTTTTTTTGGTGATATTGAAATTGGTCAGCTGGCCATGATAGGAAGCCATGGGGCGGAGATTAGGAAAGCAGGAAAAAAGCCGCATATCCTAGAAATAGCTAAAAAGCATATCTGTGCTCTTAGTGATCTAAAACAGAATGTTCTTAACATTACCGGTACCAACAGCTGCTTTTATGTGGAAGATAAGGCAGTTTCCCTGGCCATACATTATCGCAACTGTCCTGCCGGCAGCCTGGATATTTTAGATAAAATAAGGAAAAAATTGCAGGATTATACCAGTAGGCTTCCCCTGGAAATAATAGAAGGCAAGAAAGTAATAGAGGTTAAATCAATGGCCATAAACAAGGGCACAGCCATAAAAGAATGGATCCAGTACAGCTGCTCCGGCCAGGATAATTTGGTCCTATGCATAGGGGACGATGTTACTGATGAGTTTATGTTTGAAGCCAACCGGTACGGTTTAAATATAAAGGTTGCTGCCAAACCAAATATCCAGTCCGTAGCCCCCTATTACCTTAGGGGGGTAGGGCAGGTCCAGCAGTTCCTGCTCAAATTGATCCCAGCAGTTCCATAA
- a CDS encoding 2-hydroxyacyl-CoA dehydratase family protein, producing MGVRDKLKTTIKNNLNQNYIKRFLSIAGKRPVLMMFGSTFKSISDKYLNIYSIEAMSKAYRDGAPVAYGSLFLPYELLHGLGLVPFLPEVLAGFTAGMGIAPNTLKKANSHWYSPDLCTFHRSASGAVELNLFPRPQAIICTNLACDAAQKSFYGYAHKFKMEKDYHLIDIPYHFNPEAVDYVSSQLEQISNKISNKLGRKVDLDALSTAIENSNRFRYWALKVNEVRKNLNVYPSDYNGLNFILPFHGMAGTPQAVSLYKKMYKELSLLGRKADDPAPKKRLLWLHLKPYYKNEIFSLLAQGNCMVAFEEINHVYWPQLDPATPFRSLAVKMLSHYLGGSINNRLKVISQLTADYHMDGAILFSHWGCRQNNAAARLIKDHLRSQGLPVLIIDGDCVDQNNYSPGQLQTRIQGFMELLGSI from the coding sequence ATGGGAGTTAGGGATAAACTTAAAACTACCATAAAAAACAATCTTAACCAGAACTATATTAAAAGATTCTTATCCATTGCCGGCAAAAGGCCGGTACTTATGATGTTTGGTTCTACCTTTAAATCAATATCAGACAAATACCTTAATATCTACAGCATAGAAGCCATGTCCAAAGCCTATAGAGACGGTGCTCCGGTAGCCTATGGCTCACTGTTCCTGCCTTATGAATTATTACATGGATTGGGACTGGTTCCCTTTCTTCCTGAGGTCCTGGCCGGCTTTACGGCAGGAATGGGAATTGCGCCCAATACCTTAAAAAAAGCTAACAGCCATTGGTATTCCCCGGACCTGTGCACTTTTCACCGCAGCGCTTCGGGAGCGGTGGAATTGAATCTTTTTCCCCGGCCGCAGGCTATCATATGTACCAATTTAGCCTGCGATGCAGCTCAGAAATCTTTCTACGGTTATGCCCATAAATTCAAGATGGAAAAAGATTATCATTTAATAGACATCCCTTACCACTTCAATCCGGAAGCTGTAGATTATGTCAGCTCCCAGTTAGAGCAAATAAGTAATAAAATAAGTAACAAGCTGGGCCGTAAGGTAGACCTTGATGCCCTTTCTACAGCTATTGAAAACTCCAACCGCTTCAGATACTGGGCCTTGAAAGTAAATGAGGTCAGAAAAAACCTAAATGTGTATCCATCCGACTATAACGGGCTTAATTTCATACTGCCCTTCCACGGCATGGCCGGCACACCGCAAGCAGTATCCTTATATAAAAAAATGTATAAGGAATTAAGCCTTTTGGGCCGGAAAGCTGATGATCCTGCCCCTAAAAAGAGACTGCTTTGGCTTCATTTAAAACCCTATTACAAAAATGAAATATTTTCCCTTTTAGCTCAGGGTAACTGCATGGTAGCTTTCGAGGAAATAAACCATGTATACTGGCCCCAACTGGATCCGGCTACACCTTTCAGAAGCCTGGCCGTTAAAATGCTTTCCCATTACTTGGGAGGAAGCATAAACAACAGATTGAAGGTTATCTCCCAACTGACCGCCGATTACCATATGGATGGGGCTATCCTGTTTTCACATTGGGGATGCCGCCAAAATAACGCTGCAGCCAGGTTAATTAAGGACCACCTTAGAAGCCAAGGGCTTCCGGTGTTAATAATTGATGGGGATTGTGTGGATCAGAATAATTACTCCCCCGGGCAGCTGCAAACCCGCATTCAGGGTTTTATGGAACTGCTGGGATCAATTTGA
- a CDS encoding acyl-CoA dehydratase activase, which translates to MITCGIDIGSVSAEAVILTKKPESCHILSYAIIPTGSNSKTAARKVFKQAVDNAGITPEDINKTVATGYGRINVDFAHKSITEITCHARGALYYYPQTRLVIDIGGQDSKVIRLDENSNPFDFLMNDKCAAGTGRFLEVMAHALEIDITHFGEIFLSTKEKVDITSTCTVFAESEIVSLIGHGVDKNKIIKGLVYSIAHRVNTMIDRVGFSEPVCMTGGVAKNTGVVKALEETLDSAIYIPEDPQIVGALGAALMAMDIK; encoded by the coding sequence ATGATTACCTGCGGAATCGATATAGGTTCTGTTTCAGCAGAAGCAGTAATTTTAACCAAGAAGCCGGAGAGCTGCCATATTTTAAGTTATGCTATTATACCGACCGGCTCCAACAGCAAGACCGCAGCCCGCAAGGTATTTAAGCAAGCTGTTGATAATGCCGGTATCACCCCTGAAGACATAAATAAGACAGTGGCCACCGGATATGGAAGAATAAATGTGGACTTTGCCCATAAAAGCATTACAGAAATAACATGCCATGCCAGAGGGGCTTTGTATTACTACCCCCAGACCAGGCTGGTTATAGATATTGGAGGCCAAGACAGCAAAGTTATAAGGTTGGATGAAAACTCCAATCCCTTTGATTTCCTGATGAATGATAAATGTGCTGCCGGAACCGGAAGATTTTTAGAGGTGATGGCCCATGCTTTAGAAATTGATATAACCCATTTTGGAGAAATATTTCTAAGCACCAAAGAGAAAGTGGACATAACCTCTACCTGTACGGTATTTGCTGAATCAGAAATAGTTTCACTTATTGGGCACGGAGTAGATAAAAATAAAATAATAAAAGGCTTGGTTTATTCCATAGCCCACCGGGTAAATACCATGATTGACCGGGTTGGTTTTTCTGAACCGGTATGCATGACTGGAGGAGTGGCTAAAAATACCGGAGTGGTCAAAGCTTTAGAAGAGACTTTGGATTCTGCTATTTATATACCTGAAGATCCCCAGATAGTAGGAGCATTAGGTGCGGCCCTTATGGCTATGGATATTAAATAG
- a CDS encoding GerMN domain-containing protein — protein MKKKWLLAISLIFMALLLSACSAQTVGLYFAVESEGDFYLSAETRSIKPSPNIYQASLEQLVDGPKSSHLYATLPAGTRVIQVQVKDQLAIVDFSSDILTDTSIPHSSTTEKLALYSIVNTLTQFEEISRVKITIEGKSSGTIDGSNIEDFWGHIGLYEEFSTNEGIILSNEQ, from the coding sequence TTGAAAAAGAAATGGCTATTGGCCATATCGTTAATATTTATGGCCTTGCTGCTGAGCGCATGTTCAGCACAAACTGTAGGCCTCTATTTTGCAGTGGAGTCAGAGGGAGATTTTTACCTTTCAGCTGAAACCAGGTCCATAAAGCCTTCCCCCAATATATACCAGGCCAGCCTGGAGCAGCTGGTAGATGGCCCAAAATCCTCCCATCTTTATGCTACCCTTCCTGCCGGTACCCGGGTAATACAGGTCCAGGTAAAAGATCAGCTGGCAATAGTAGATTTTTCCAGCGATATTTTGACTGATACCTCCATACCCCATAGCTCTACAACTGAAAAACTGGCCCTGTACTCTATTGTCAATACCCTTACTCAATTCGAAGAAATCAGCAGGGTAAAAATAACCATAGAAGGTAAAAGCTCGGGTACTATAGACGGCAGCAATATAGAAGACTTCTGGGGACATATAGGTTTGTATGAAGAATTTAGCACTAATGAAGGAATAATATTAAGTAATGAGCAATGA
- a CDS encoding CBS domain-containing protein yields the protein MEIIATHISSDFDAFAALVAAKKIYPEAKAILPTSINQNVRKFIALHEEELLTLHEISDIDLKKVNRIIIVDTRIASRIGQAAQVLSNPGVKVIIYDHHQKTGQDIRGDFDYSQNIGSTTSILVEILKKKNIPITSLEATLLALGIYEDTGSFTYPSTTFQDMQAAAYLLEKGANIYVLNQFHNISLTEDQHYLLEVLIDNIEKIKIKEKEILLSWAKVDDYVEGLSVLTRKLSQIEDINTVICWAQMKGKVYIVGRSYDRSIDVSDILSFLGGGGHPQAASAVMEADQFGLIKDKIVGALSQQIKSPVRARDVMSYPVKYVNEDQTIAEVDKILKKYGHSGIPILDSNLKLAGIITRKDIDKAINHNLSHAPVKGFRSHSVVTASPSDTVESIQDLMIDNGIGRIPIVEKDKMVGIITRKDILRYLHGRGFDQKVKILEDSITRLSHHFPPRIQNILNAISAESRQLGYKAYLVGGIVRDILLDIPNLDIDIVVEGDGIELASRLQQKVGGKVESYQKFKTAVLVLEPGLHIDIATARVEYYTSPAALPSVESGSIRQDLSRRDFTINAMAISLEQDNFGTLLDFFGGRKDLEQKKVKVLHKMSFIEDPTRIFRAVRFEQRLGFKIDPQTEKLILTTIDMEMVSLLGGVRIRDELVAILQEKNPYKPIKRLYQLGALAKIGLKLSVDHDFSQDIKEVLNWSEKLKPYIGPAIKRWRLLFIMLLKHESLPVVRQWCLDMKVKKKDIQVITDTLTDWKQAIDLLAEPVSQNSLLYRIAKKYSSELLVICCSWGKVYQNNVIKYLSQLQNIKLEIDGTALTGLGHTPSPVFRLVLDKLLALKLDGFIHNRKEELSYAKKLFNIHSHKGRT from the coding sequence ATGGAAATAATTGCCACACATATTAGCTCTGATTTTGATGCTTTTGCTGCACTGGTAGCAGCAAAAAAGATTTATCCTGAGGCTAAAGCCATCCTGCCTACTTCCATTAATCAAAATGTGAGAAAATTTATAGCCCTTCATGAAGAAGAGCTGCTAACCTTGCACGAAATATCTGATATAGACCTTAAAAAGGTAAACCGGATTATAATAGTAGATACCAGGATAGCCTCCAGGATAGGCCAGGCGGCACAGGTCCTTTCAAATCCTGGGGTAAAGGTCATAATATATGACCATCACCAGAAGACCGGCCAGGATATAAGGGGAGACTTTGACTATTCCCAAAACATAGGGTCCACCACCTCCATACTGGTGGAAATATTAAAGAAAAAAAACATACCCATAACTTCCCTAGAGGCTACCTTGTTGGCCTTGGGAATATATGAAGATACCGGTTCTTTTACTTATCCCAGCACTACTTTTCAGGATATGCAGGCAGCTGCTTATCTGCTAGAAAAGGGAGCCAACATCTATGTTTTAAACCAATTTCACAATATATCGCTTACTGAAGACCAGCATTACCTGCTAGAAGTTTTAATTGACAACATAGAGAAGATAAAAATAAAGGAAAAGGAAATACTGCTTTCCTGGGCCAAGGTAGACGATTATGTGGAAGGCCTGTCTGTGCTTACCAGAAAATTATCTCAGATTGAAGACATAAATACGGTCATTTGCTGGGCCCAGATGAAAGGCAAGGTATATATAGTAGGTAGAAGCTATGATCGGAGCATAGATGTATCGGATATACTCAGTTTTTTAGGCGGCGGCGGCCATCCCCAGGCGGCTTCTGCAGTAATGGAAGCTGACCAGTTTGGATTGATTAAGGATAAAATAGTTGGAGCTTTAAGCCAACAGATAAAAAGTCCGGTAAGAGCCAGGGATGTAATGTCTTATCCCGTAAAATATGTAAATGAAGACCAAACCATCGCTGAGGTAGATAAGATATTGAAAAAATACGGCCATTCGGGTATTCCTATTTTGGATAGTAATCTTAAGCTGGCTGGAATAATTACCAGAAAAGATATTGATAAGGCCATTAACCATAATCTCTCCCATGCTCCGGTGAAGGGATTTCGTTCACATTCGGTGGTTACAGCCAGTCCTTCCGATACTGTAGAATCTATACAGGATTTAATGATAGATAACGGAATTGGCAGGATACCTATTGTAGAGAAAGATAAAATGGTGGGAATAATCACCAGAAAAGATATACTAAGATACCTTCACGGCAGGGGTTTTGATCAGAAAGTAAAAATATTAGAAGACTCCATTACAAGATTAAGCCATCATTTTCCTCCCAGAATTCAAAATATATTAAATGCTATTTCAGCAGAAAGCCGACAGTTAGGCTATAAGGCATACCTGGTGGGAGGAATAGTGAGGGACATACTGCTGGATATCCCCAATCTGGATATCGATATTGTGGTAGAGGGAGACGGTATAGAGCTGGCCAGCAGGCTTCAGCAAAAAGTGGGGGGAAAAGTAGAAAGCTACCAAAAATTTAAAACAGCAGTACTGGTATTGGAACCCGGGCTACATATTGATATCGCTACAGCCAGGGTAGAATATTATACCAGTCCTGCCGCGCTTCCCAGCGTGGAAAGCGGCAGTATCCGCCAGGACCTAAGCCGGAGAGATTTTACCATAAACGCAATGGCTATATCCTTAGAGCAAGATAATTTCGGAACCTTACTTGATTTTTTCGGGGGCAGGAAAGACCTGGAGCAAAAAAAAGTGAAAGTACTGCATAAGATGAGTTTTATAGAGGATCCCACCCGGATATTCAGGGCAGTCAGGTTTGAACAAAGGCTTGGATTTAAGATAGATCCCCAAACTGAAAAACTAATACTTACAACTATTGATATGGAGATGGTATCACTCTTGGGGGGAGTAAGAATAAGGGATGAACTGGTAGCCATACTTCAGGAAAAAAATCCCTATAAGCCTATTAAAAGGCTTTATCAATTAGGAGCCTTGGCAAAAATCGGCTTAAAGCTGTCAGTAGACCATGATTTTAGCCAAGATATAAAGGAGGTTTTAAATTGGTCAGAAAAACTGAAGCCTTATATCGGGCCTGCCATAAAAAGATGGCGCCTGCTCTTTATAATGCTCCTAAAGCATGAATCGCTGCCGGTAGTAAGACAATGGTGCCTGGATATGAAAGTTAAAAAAAAGGATATCCAGGTAATTACCGATACCCTTACAGACTGGAAACAGGCTATTGATCTGCTGGCAGAACCTGTAAGCCAGAATTCTCTACTTTACCGCATTGCAAAAAAATACAGCAGCGAGCTGCTGGTTATTTGCTGTTCCTGGGGTAAAGTATATCAGAATAATGTTATCAAATATCTTTCCCAGTTACAGAATATCAAGCTTGAAATTGACGGAACAGCGTTAACTGGATTAGGCCATACGCCTTCTCCCGTATTTAGACTAGTTCTAGACAAGCTTCTGGCCCTAAAACTGGATGGTTTTATCCATAATCGAAAAGAAGAGTTAAGTTATGCTAAAAAACTATTTAATATCCATAGCCATAAGGGCCGCACCTAA